The proteins below are encoded in one region of Methanofollis aquaemaris:
- a CDS encoding bifunctional fructose-bisphosphatase/inositol-phosphate phosphatase, with protein MDFIQWCEHLADRVEEEVREIAGTPEGGRYIKMGADGTPTERIDQVAEDCVVAALQEEPVCKRLISEELGRMEIGGEKGTIYLDPVDGTYNAVHGIPFYTLSIGYGEEGILKKGFIRDLCTHETFWGEIGKGAYVDGKPCRVSQTALLEESALSVYGRKFDPSSVLRLGQQIRRWRLLGASSLELAYVACGRLDGFVDVRNTLRITDAAAGIVLCHAAGGTVTDLDGQAITFPDEVSMGRCLIATNGAIHNKVIEYLR; from the coding sequence ATGGACTTCATACAATGGTGCGAGCACCTGGCCGACAGAGTGGAGGAGGAGGTCAGGGAGATCGCAGGCACGCCGGAAGGTGGAAGATATATCAAGATGGGTGCCGACGGCACCCCGACCGAGAGGATCGACCAGGTAGCGGAGGACTGCGTTGTGGCGGCCCTGCAGGAGGAACCGGTCTGCAAACGCCTCATCTCCGAGGAACTCGGGCGCATGGAAATCGGCGGAGAGAAGGGTACCATCTACCTCGATCCCGTAGACGGAACCTACAACGCGGTGCATGGGATCCCCTTCTACACGCTCTCGATCGGGTACGGCGAGGAGGGCATCCTCAAGAAAGGTTTTATCAGAGACCTCTGCACTCATGAGACCTTCTGGGGAGAAATAGGGAAGGGCGCATATGTCGACGGCAAACCGTGCCGGGTCTCACAGACCGCTCTCCTCGAAGAGAGCGCGCTATCGGTCTATGGAAGAAAGTTCGATCCGAGCAGCGTCCTCCGCCTCGGCCAGCAGATCAGGCGGTGGCGACTCCTTGGTGCGTCCTCGCTCGAACTCGCCTATGTCGCCTGCGGACGGCTCGACGGTTTCGTGGACGTCAGGAATACCCTGCGGATCACCGACGCCGCCGCCGGGATCGTCCTCTGCCATGCGGCAGGCGGCACGGTCACCGATCTGGACGGCCAGGCGATCACCTTCCCCGACGAGGTGAGCATGGGGCGCTGCCTCATCGCGACCAACGGCGCCATCCACAACAAGGTCATCGAATATCTGAGGTAA
- a CDS encoding translation initiation factor IF-5A, which translates to MKEQTETGKLKEGRYVVVDDEPCKILSIATSKPGKHGAAKARIDVVGIFDGQKRSIVQPVSAKVYVPIVERKMAQIISVAGTTVQLMDVKDFEMFELDLSEDVISKLEAGQEIQYIEALNKRKLDL; encoded by the coding sequence ATGAAGGAACAAACTGAGACTGGAAAATTAAAGGAAGGCAGGTACGTTGTGGTCGATGATGAGCCATGTAAGATTCTCTCGATCGCCACCTCCAAGCCGGGTAAGCATGGTGCGGCAAAGGCACGCATCGACGTGGTCGGTATCTTCGACGGGCAGAAGCGCTCTATTGTGCAGCCGGTTTCGGCAAAGGTCTATGTGCCGATCGTCGAACGCAAGATGGCCCAGATCATCTCGGTCGCCGGCACCACCGTTCAACTGATGGACGTCAAGGACTTCGAGATGTTCGAACTCGATCTCTCCGAGGACGTCATCTCCAAACTTGAGGCCGGGCAGGAAATCCAGTATATCGAGGCGCTCAACAAGCGGAAACTGGACCTCTGA
- the speB gene encoding agmatinase translates to MEAFLNNLFADAEAEYTDARYVVFGVPYDGTSSYRAGSREAPGAIRAVSYNFETYLPSVGVELWEVPVTDLGDLEPLSLPDLVVGQVEETAAMIAADGKIPIMIGGEHTITPGAVKAVKPQCYVVCDAHLDLRDEFGGTKWNHACATRRVMDLDVEDIFVIGARSGPAEEFELVEESERLHMYTADEVRARGIASVIEEIRAAVGDRSLYLSVDADAVDCCLTPGLGTPEPFGITTWDLRSVVRAFAARASGFDYVEVCPVDAGQTAAVAAKLIREFIAWNWAGKEGL, encoded by the coding sequence ATGGAAGCATTCTTAAATAACCTTTTTGCGGACGCCGAGGCCGAATATACCGATGCGCGGTATGTGGTCTTCGGCGTGCCTTATGACGGTACGTCGTCATATCGCGCGGGATCGCGCGAGGCGCCCGGGGCGATCAGGGCCGTGTCGTACAACTTCGAGACCTATCTTCCGAGCGTCGGCGTCGAACTCTGGGAGGTGCCGGTCACCGATCTCGGCGACCTCGAACCGCTCTCCCTCCCCGACCTGGTGGTCGGGCAGGTGGAGGAGACGGCGGCGATGATCGCGGCCGACGGGAAGATCCCGATCATGATCGGCGGCGAGCACACGATCACGCCCGGCGCGGTGAAGGCGGTGAAGCCTCAGTGCTATGTCGTCTGCGACGCCCACCTGGACCTGCGCGACGAGTTCGGCGGGACGAAATGGAACCACGCCTGCGCGACGCGGCGGGTGATGGATCTGGACGTCGAGGACATCTTTGTCATCGGGGCGCGGAGCGGACCTGCCGAGGAGTTCGAACTCGTCGAGGAGTCGGAGCGGCTCCACATGTATACGGCCGACGAGGTGCGGGCGCGGGGGATTGCGTCGGTGATCGAGGAGATACGGGCGGCGGTCGGTGACCGGAGCCTGTACCTCTCCGTCGACGCCGACGCCGTCGACTGCTGTCTTACCCCGGGCCTGGGGACGCCCGAACCCTTCGGGATCACCACCTGGGATCTCCGCAGCGTGGTGCGCGCCTTTGCCGCACGGGCGTCGGGCTTCGACTATGTCGAGGTCTGCCCGGTCGACGCCGGTCAGACGGCGGCCGTCGCCGCAAAACTGATCCGAGAGTTCATCGCCTGGAACTGGGCGGGGAAAGAGGGGCTCTGA
- a CDS encoding PepSY domain-containing protein, with protein MIYLLVTALLAGCVLLGAAMLLSPTEEKQASAEIDMNESAARSIVRAEIPAAEMPVEGNLMDDAPEDPVWEFQVRSKDEGSGVIGIDTKTGEVSYAYGEIADRAGVNTGISMEKAGEIAGNHLRGEEIEGTLTDPDVSYEPPHFAGDIGRYRVTYVRMIDGIPSFDGVRIFIDPEDGTVLKYHINWDLPATIETDPTPTLSAAEATVILTTAMEEKRGSKGMTILSTELRWYDQDGEQISLAWKIEFEDDYVRPYDAGPASAWLDAHTGEELLLCYYLD; from the coding sequence GTGATCTATCTCCTCGTCACCGCCCTCCTTGCAGGATGCGTCCTGCTGGGGGCGGCAATGCTCCTCTCACCGACTGAAGAAAAACAGGCGAGCGCAGAGATCGATATGAACGAGAGCGCGGCACGCTCGATCGTACGCGCCGAGATCCCTGCCGCAGAGATGCCAGTGGAAGGAAACCTCATGGACGACGCTCCTGAAGACCCGGTCTGGGAGTTTCAAGTCCGCTCGAAAGATGAGGGATCAGGAGTGATCGGGATCGACACAAAGACCGGAGAAGTGTCGTACGCCTACGGCGAGATCGCGGATCGTGCGGGGGTGAATACCGGCATCAGTATGGAGAAGGCGGGAGAGATCGCTGGAAATCATCTCAGGGGCGAAGAGATCGAAGGCACCCTCACCGATCCCGATGTGTCGTACGAACCCCCGCACTTTGCCGGGGATATCGGACGCTACCGGGTCACCTATGTGCGGATGATCGACGGGATCCCCTCCTTTGACGGCGTCCGGATATTCATCGATCCAGAGGACGGCACGGTCCTGAAATATCATATCAATTGGGACCTCCCTGCGACGATCGAGACCGACCCGACCCCCACCCTCTCCGCCGCAGAGGCTACCGTGATCCTGACGACCGCCATGGAAGAGAAACGCGGGTCGAAGGGGATGACGATCCTCTCGACCGAATTGCGCTGGTATGACCAGGATGGCGAGCAGATCTCTCTGGCCTGGAAGATCGAGTTCGAAGACGATTATGTCAGGCCTTATGACGCGGGCCCAGCGAGCGCCTGGCTCGACGCGCATACCGGCGAGGAACTCCTCCTCTGCTACTACTTAGACTGA
- a CDS encoding flavodoxin family protein: MTKVVAFNGSPRKNGNTSILIGLMLEELRKEGIETEEISLSGRVARGCTACMKCFEKKDGHCVFDDDCVNDCIDRMVEADGIILGSPVYFTDVTAEMKALIDRAGLVSMANGGLYRRKVAQAAVAVRRSGTFHTLDTLLHFLLIGGMTVPGFPVVGVGREIGEVLEDEEGLMRAKDAGKNMAWLLKKCENNEELS; the protein is encoded by the coding sequence ATGACAAAAGTCGTTGCATTTAACGGCAGCCCCCGAAAAAATGGGAACACCTCTATCCTTATCGGGCTGATGCTCGAAGAACTCAGGAAAGAAGGGATCGAGACCGAGGAGATCTCTCTCAGCGGACGCGTCGCACGGGGATGCACTGCCTGCATGAAATGCTTTGAGAAGAAGGACGGGCATTGCGTCTTTGATGATGATTGTGTCAACGACTGCATCGACAGGATGGTCGAAGCGGACGGCATTATTCTCGGTTCGCCGGTCTACTTCACCGATGTCACCGCCGAGATGAAGGCCCTGATCGACCGGGCAGGCCTGGTGTCCATGGCAAACGGTGGACTCTACCGGCGCAAGGTGGCGCAGGCCGCGGTCGCGGTGCGGCGGAGCGGGACGTTCCATACCCTTGACACCCTTCTGCATTTCCTGCTCATAGGCGGGATGACAGTGCCGGGATTCCCGGTTGTCGGTGTCGGAAGAGAGATCGGGGAGGTTCTTGAAGATGAGGAAGGCCTGATGCGGGCAAAAGACGCAGGGAAGAACATGGCATGGCTCCTGAAAAAATGTGAGAATAATGAAGAACTTTCCTGA
- a CDS encoding class I SAM-dependent methyltransferase has translation MKNFPDTTEESRHRWETNADFWDARMGDDSNFFHCSIVRPHTEVLLDIQEGDLVLDIACGNGNFSQRLAEKGAQVVAFDYSEKLVAHAKRRRSAYPAQISFHTCDATDKDQILSLAQGRSFDKAVANMAVMDIADIGPLLHGMYDMLKPGGIFVFSTHHPCFVRPEERYRTACTHEGVAIQGQPVLQLYYHRSLQDIFHQCFDAGFVLDGFYEETDDDAEKPVVIIVRLKKM, from the coding sequence ATGAAGAACTTTCCTGATACTACAGAAGAAAGCAGGCATCGCTGGGAAACAAATGCGGACTTCTGGGATGCCCGGATGGGAGATGATTCCAACTTTTTCCATTGTTCTATAGTACGCCCGCATACCGAAGTACTGCTTGATATTCAGGAAGGAGATCTGGTCCTCGACATTGCATGCGGGAACGGTAATTTTTCCCAGAGGCTCGCAGAAAAAGGAGCACAGGTTGTCGCATTCGATTACAGCGAAAAACTTGTCGCACACGCAAAACGCCGCCGTTCTGCATATCCGGCGCAGATCTCATTTCATACCTGTGACGCCACGGATAAAGACCAGATCCTTTCCCTGGCACAGGGACGCTCGTTTGACAAGGCGGTCGCAAATATGGCGGTCATGGATATAGCAGATATAGGTCCGTTGCTTCACGGGATGTATGATATGCTGAAGCCCGGCGGTATCTTTGTCTTCTCCACTCACCACCCGTGTTTTGTCAGGCCGGAAGAACGGTACCGCACCGCCTGCACCCACGAGGGTGTGGCAATCCAGGGACAACCGGTTCTCCAGCTTTATTATCACCGGTCATTGCAGGATATCTTCCATCAATGCTTTGATGCCGGGTTTGTACTGGATGGTTTTTACGAGGAAACGGATGATGACGCTGAGAAGCCGGTCGTTATTATTGTCAGGCTGAAGAAAATGTAA
- a CDS encoding ribosome biogenesis/translation initiation ATPase RLI, with protein MRIAVVHKDKCHSKKCGNECIIYCPRVRSGDETVLLDEEGKAVISEELCVGCGICVKKCPFEAIDIVNLPEELEHPTHRYGPNTFVLYGLPIPVEGKVTGILGPNGIGKSTSLQVLSGQIRPNLGIFEEMVSWDEVLKRFAGTELFDYLKHISGKDIKVAVKPQYVTYIPKAFAGTVRELLASTDERGVLDHLVENLNLTSIVDREIKNLSGGELQRVAIAACLAREADFYFLDEITPYLDIYQRMAAANLIREVAGTRPVVIVEHDLAILDMLADTVHVAYGKPAVFGVITGPKGVRIGINEYLEGYLPEENVRFRDSAVVFEKRAHAEETVREDLFSFPEMTKSYDRFTLTVKGGEVKKGEVLGLVGPNGIGKSTFAKLLAGVEEPDGGPIEEKVTISYKPQYVKADSTDTVEFMLRRITRRFDTSFYQHEVIEPLGLKQILQSPVNTLSGGELQRVAIAVCLSRDADLYILDEPSAHLDVEQRMGLTRVLKHHAEGKECGVIVIDHDIYLIDMISERLVVFDGKPGVAGEAKGPFSMRNGMNLFLSELGVTFRRDKTGRPRINKPGSYLDREQRSQGEYYYALPESE; from the coding sequence ATGCGCATAGCGGTCGTCCACAAAGACAAGTGCCATTCTAAGAAGTGCGGAAACGAGTGTATCATCTACTGCCCCAGAGTGCGATCCGGAGACGAGACCGTCCTCCTCGACGAGGAGGGCAAGGCCGTGATCTCCGAGGAACTCTGTGTCGGGTGCGGCATATGCGTGAAGAAGTGTCCGTTTGAAGCGATCGATATCGTGAACCTCCCCGAGGAACTCGAACACCCGACTCACCGGTACGGGCCGAACACCTTTGTGCTCTACGGCCTGCCCATCCCGGTCGAGGGAAAGGTGACCGGGATCCTGGGACCGAACGGTATCGGAAAGTCCACCTCTCTCCAGGTTCTGTCAGGCCAGATCAGGCCGAACCTCGGGATCTTCGAGGAGATGGTATCCTGGGACGAGGTGCTGAAGCGTTTTGCCGGGACCGAACTCTTCGACTATCTCAAGCATATCTCAGGGAAGGATATCAAAGTCGCCGTCAAGCCCCAGTACGTCACCTATATCCCGAAGGCCTTTGCCGGGACGGTGCGGGAGTTGCTCGCCTCCACCGACGAGCGGGGGGTGCTTGACCACCTGGTCGAGAACCTCAACCTCACCTCGATTGTAGACCGGGAGATCAAGAATCTCTCCGGCGGCGAACTGCAGCGGGTGGCCATCGCCGCCTGTCTTGCGAGGGAGGCCGACTTCTACTTCCTCGACGAGATCACGCCGTACCTGGATATCTACCAGCGGATGGCGGCGGCAAACCTGATCAGAGAGGTGGCCGGAACCCGTCCGGTGGTGATCGTGGAGCATGACCTCGCGATTCTGGACATGCTCGCCGATACGGTCCATGTGGCGTACGGCAAACCGGCGGTCTTCGGTGTGATCACCGGGCCGAAGGGGGTGCGGATCGGGATCAACGAGTACCTCGAAGGTTACCTGCCCGAGGAGAACGTGCGGTTCAGGGACTCGGCGGTGGTCTTCGAGAAGCGGGCCCATGCCGAGGAGACGGTGAGAGAAGATCTCTTCTCGTTCCCTGAGATGACGAAGTCGTACGACCGGTTCACGCTCACGGTGAAGGGCGGCGAGGTGAAGAAGGGCGAGGTGCTCGGGCTCGTCGGTCCGAACGGTATCGGGAAGTCGACCTTCGCCAAACTCCTTGCCGGGGTGGAAGAGCCCGACGGCGGCCCGATCGAGGAGAAGGTCACCATCTCATACAAGCCGCAGTACGTGAAGGCCGACTCCACCGACACCGTGGAGTTCATGCTCAGGCGGATCACCCGGCGCTTCGACACCTCCTTCTACCAGCACGAGGTGATCGAGCCCCTCGGCCTCAAGCAGATCCTCCAGTCGCCGGTCAACACCCTTTCAGGCGGCGAACTGCAGCGGGTGGCCATCGCCGTCTGTCTCTCCAGGGACGCCGACCTCTATATCCTCGACGAACCGAGCGCCCACCTCGACGTGGAGCAGCGGATGGGCCTGACCAGGGTGCTCAAGCATCATGCCGAGGGGAAGGAGTGCGGGGTGATCGTCATCGACCACGACATCTATCTCATCGACATGATCTCCGAGCGGCTCGTGGTCTTCGACGGCAAGCCCGGTGTGGCGGGCGAGGCGAAGGGTCCGTTCTCGATGCGGAACGGCATGAACCTCTTCCTCTCAGAACTCGGCGTCACCTTCAGGCGGGACAAGACGGGGCGGCCCAGGATCAACAAGCCGGGCTCGTATCTCGACCGCGAGCAGCGCTCGCAGGGCGAGTATTACTACGCCCTGCCTGAGAGTGAGTGA
- a CDS encoding EMC6-like membrane protein yields MMSEEEQLQITPEAPKGKGADEKAQKQAAHMQRIKRTLVACFMGIAMGLVSFYVSGTVNPATGLQPNAIIGVLFLMAGVVFQKHIFMLMRIDYTELGGKDWFYQAFMTFAFWFISWSTMLTTTLM; encoded by the coding sequence ATGATGAGCGAGGAGGAACAGTTGCAAATAACGCCTGAAGCGCCGAAGGGGAAGGGTGCGGATGAAAAGGCGCAAAAACAGGCTGCGCATATGCAGCGGATCAAACGGACTCTGGTGGCCTGTTTTATGGGCATTGCCATGGGTCTGGTCTCGTTCTATGTCTCCGGTACGGTGAACCCCGCAACCGGGCTGCAGCCAAATGCGATCATCGGCGTCCTCTTCCTCATGGCAGGGGTGGTCTTCCAGAAGCATATTTTTATGCTGATGCGGATCGACTACACCGAACTCGGCGGGAAGGACTGGTTCTATCAGGCATTCATGACCTTTGCCTTCTGGTTCATTTCCTGGTCCACCATGCTCACCACCACTCTGATGTGA
- the rqcH gene encoding ribosome rescue protein RqcH yields the protein MADQKGMSGIDVRAMTAELSEMLPLWVGKIYQYDNRTLGIRLNGEGGAKYQFFVEVGRRAHLVGSLPEAPMFPLSYAMLLRKHLDGGKVVGVGQYGLQRIFYLDVGKKGGTLRLIFELFDEGNIVLLDGEGVIVKPLLHHRFKDRAVVPGEEYVLPEGTDCSGYEEEGFAAMLAESDRDLVRTLAVRCLLGGKYAELVCADVGVDKNMPAPEADAGAVYAALHRALDAIEGDRHPVITDKGCWPVGGIGEEKKAFPTFNEALEAFYPMTAAEKKAEEKKPKLSREEVILQQQKAAIKKFDGKIARAEKAIEAVYTNYTVVQEVIAVLDPASRERSWQEIETVLKGSDLPAAQVIAAVHPADAAVDLDLEGVRVKIYVHEGVETNLEHYYGQIKKFRKKKQGAIDAMARGVPKKKEKPKETFTLLKKKWFHRFRWFYTTDGTLVLGGRDASQNEELVKRYMEGKDTFVHADVHGGSVVIVKGETAHMDDEVAQFAASYSNAWKAGHFTADVYMARPDQVSKTPESGEYVARGAFIIRGERRYIRNVPLGAAIGVQFKPSVAVIGGPLEAVKERAEHVLELTPGTFGPNDVARKAQRILKEKVGEETWKSLRVALNTEAIAAFVPPGGTDIVGEE from the coding sequence ATGGCAGACCAGAAGGGGATGAGCGGGATCGACGTCAGGGCAATGACGGCCGAGCTTTCGGAGATGCTCCCACTCTGGGTGGGCAAGATCTACCAGTACGACAACAGGACCCTGGGCATCAGGCTCAATGGCGAGGGCGGGGCCAAATATCAGTTCTTCGTCGAGGTCGGTCGGCGGGCCCACCTCGTCGGCTCCCTTCCCGAGGCTCCGATGTTTCCTCTCAGTTATGCGATGCTTTTGCGCAAGCACCTTGATGGGGGGAAGGTCGTGGGGGTCGGGCAGTACGGCCTCCAGCGGATCTTCTATCTCGATGTCGGGAAGAAGGGGGGAACGCTCAGACTCATCTTCGAACTCTTCGACGAGGGCAATATCGTCCTCCTCGACGGGGAGGGTGTGATCGTCAAACCGCTCCTGCACCACCGGTTCAAGGACCGGGCGGTCGTGCCTGGCGAGGAGTATGTCCTTCCCGAGGGGACTGACTGCAGCGGGTACGAGGAGGAGGGGTTTGCCGCGATGCTGGCGGAATCAGATCGCGATCTGGTCAGGACGCTGGCGGTAAGATGTCTTCTCGGCGGAAAATATGCCGAACTGGTCTGCGCCGATGTCGGGGTCGACAAGAATATGCCCGCCCCTGAGGCCGACGCCGGGGCGGTCTATGCGGCCCTCCACCGGGCCCTCGACGCGATCGAGGGGGACCGCCACCCGGTGATCACCGATAAGGGGTGCTGGCCGGTAGGGGGGATCGGCGAGGAGAAGAAGGCGTTCCCAACCTTCAACGAGGCGCTGGAAGCCTTCTACCCCATGACGGCGGCCGAGAAGAAGGCCGAGGAGAAGAAGCCGAAACTCTCCAGGGAGGAGGTGATCCTTCAGCAGCAGAAGGCGGCGATCAAGAAGTTCGACGGGAAGATCGCCAGGGCCGAGAAGGCGATCGAGGCCGTCTACACCAACTACACGGTGGTGCAGGAGGTGATCGCCGTCCTCGACCCGGCGAGTCGGGAGCGCTCCTGGCAGGAGATCGAGACGGTGCTGAAGGGGAGCGACCTGCCGGCGGCACAGGTGATCGCGGCCGTCCACCCGGCGGATGCGGCCGTCGACCTCGACCTCGAGGGGGTGCGGGTGAAGATCTACGTCCACGAGGGCGTGGAGACAAACCTTGAGCACTACTACGGGCAGATCAAGAAGTTCAGGAAGAAGAAGCAGGGCGCCATCGATGCGATGGCACGCGGTGTGCCGAAGAAGAAGGAAAAGCCCAAAGAGACCTTCACGCTCCTGAAGAAGAAGTGGTTCCACCGGTTCAGGTGGTTCTACACCACCGACGGTACGCTGGTCCTCGGCGGGCGAGACGCCTCCCAGAACGAGGAACTGGTCAAGCGCTACATGGAGGGGAAGGACACCTTCGTGCATGCCGACGTGCATGGCGGTTCGGTGGTCATCGTCAAGGGGGAGACCGCCCATATGGATGACGAGGTGGCCCAGTTCGCCGCCTCGTACTCGAATGCCTGGAAGGCCGGGCACTTCACCGCCGACGTATATATGGCGCGGCCCGACCAGGTGAGCAAGACGCCCGAGTCCGGCGAGTACGTGGCGCGGGGTGCGTTCATCATCAGGGGCGAGCGGCGGTATATCCGCAATGTCCCCCTGGGTGCGGCCATCGGGGTGCAGTTCAAACCGAGCGTGGCGGTGATCGGCGGGCCGCTCGAAGCGGTGAAGGAGCGGGCCGAGCATGTCCTCGAACTGACGCCCGGCACCTTCGGCCCCAACGACGTCGCCAGGAAGGCCCAGCGGATCCTGAAAGAGAAGGTGGGCGAGGAGACCTGGAAGAGTCTGCGGGTCGCCCTCAACACCGAGGCGATCGCCGCCTTCGTCCCGCCGGGCGGCACCGACATCGTGGGAGAGGAATGA
- a CDS encoding mRNA surveillance protein pelota, whose protein sequence is MKVEFGELKRSYGEAKLFPENVDDLWHLKHLISPGNLVFATTFRSVDGATDKLRPEKTEKKPVRLGIRVEKVEFHAYATRLRVGGTIEYGVDVASYHTFNLDPGHEVSVIRRWRPLDLERVERAVEATLHDVIHVLTVEEGEAELFRIRQYGPERVVTVTGGSGKRVDTDKRSAFFADALATLSKVTGPVVVAGPGFVKDDFVKYLKEKDADLGERVVTVETRRTGRGAVQDVIGQGVLERLVGDLQLSREVTRMEEVLKRIGSGGAVTYGRTEVADAVNFGAAEEVLVLDEYLRDPWVNRLLETAEQMNAKVVVLSSEFEPGQQLEALGGVAALLRFKIG, encoded by the coding sequence ATGAAAGTCGAGTTCGGAGAACTGAAGCGGTCGTATGGCGAGGCGAAACTCTTCCCTGAGAACGTCGACGACCTCTGGCACCTCAAGCACCTCATCTCGCCCGGCAACCTGGTCTTTGCGACCACCTTCCGGAGCGTCGACGGGGCGACCGACAAACTCAGGCCCGAGAAGACCGAGAAGAAACCGGTCCGTCTGGGTATCAGGGTCGAGAAGGTGGAGTTCCACGCGTACGCCACCCGTCTCAGGGTCGGGGGGACGATCGAGTACGGGGTGGATGTCGCCTCGTACCACACCTTCAACCTCGACCCCGGACACGAGGTCTCGGTCATCAGGCGCTGGCGGCCCCTCGACCTCGAACGGGTCGAGCGGGCGGTGGAGGCGACACTCCATGACGTCATCCATGTCCTGACCGTCGAGGAGGGTGAGGCCGAACTCTTCCGCATCAGACAGTACGGTCCCGAGCGGGTGGTGACCGTCACCGGCGGGAGCGGGAAACGGGTCGACACCGACAAAAGATCCGCCTTCTTTGCCGACGCCCTCGCCACCCTCTCGAAGGTGACCGGACCGGTGGTCGTGGCCGGGCCGGGGTTTGTGAAGGACGACTTTGTCAAGTATCTCAAGGAAAAAGACGCCGACCTCGGCGAACGGGTCGTCACCGTCGAGACGAGGCGCACCGGGCGGGGCGCCGTCCAGGACGTGATCGGCCAGGGCGTGCTCGAGCGTCTGGTCGGCGACCTCCAGCTCTCCCGTGAGGTGACCAGAATGGAGGAGGTGCTCAAGCGGATCGGGAGCGGGGGGGCGGTCACCTACGGACGGACTGAAGTGGCCGACGCTGTCAACTTCGGGGCGGCGGAGGAGGTGCTCGTCCTGGACGAATACCTCAGGGATCCCTGGGTGAACCGGCTGCTTGAGACTGCCGAGCAGATGAACGCAAAGGTCGTCGTCCTCAGCTCCGAGTTCGAACCCGGCCAGCAACTCGAAGCCCTGGGCGGGGTGGCGGCGCTCCTGCGGTTTAAGATCGGATAG
- a CDS encoding winged helix-turn-helix transcriptional regulator, producing MLLREKILFTLAVLVLAAGPVAAGAAGPVADADEVALRTVAAYEQAGSISATVAVHGPGDREEEILIRAEPPDCFRADLLHPEYHDGVGVVVVRDGLLWKYWPPTADFPATRGATTDNLSNVPGTYLETAVSALRSMTVGAAWTAEHDGRPVYLLRTAAPADPRPFPSETEALRAMVDARSMEVLQVEGIDRDGAVVQIAEFRDMKTGVPLPEDTFAFTPPKSIWQRVPQVTGTPFLDLAFFLSHLLFFASDLAVVFHAWSYLGYRQISRENILENSTRRRIYEAVRSMPGAHMHLLSRFTGTNIGTLRYHLALLEDAGKIVAARTGGYVRYYENSGRYRENEMKVLGALRNEAKSRIISILLEEPELTRKEIATRLGISGPAVSRHLAQLCDDGTMEAGEDGRTVRYRLDARARTFLDDVLRGK from the coding sequence GTGCTACTGAGAGAAAAAATACTTTTTACGCTTGCTGTGCTGGTTCTTGCGGCCGGCCCTGTGGCGGCCGGTGCGGCAGGCCCGGTCGCCGACGCCGATGAGGTCGCCCTCCGGACGGTGGCGGCCTACGAGCAGGCGGGCTCGATCTCGGCGACAGTGGCGGTGCACGGACCGGGAGATCGAGAGGAAGAGATCCTGATCAGGGCAGAACCGCCCGACTGTTTCAGGGCCGATCTCCTGCACCCTGAATATCATGACGGCGTCGGGGTCGTCGTCGTACGTGACGGACTCCTGTGGAAGTACTGGCCGCCGACCGCAGATTTCCCGGCGACGAGAGGCGCCACAACAGACAACCTCTCGAACGTTCCGGGCACATATCTTGAGACCGCCGTCAGCGCGCTCAGGAGTATGACGGTCGGAGCGGCATGGACGGCAGAGCATGACGGCCGTCCCGTCTATCTGCTCCGGACCGCAGCACCGGCAGACCCCCGGCCGTTTCCTTCAGAGACCGAAGCCCTCAGGGCCATGGTCGACGCCAGGAGTATGGAGGTCCTGCAGGTCGAGGGGATCGACCGGGACGGGGCGGTGGTCCAGATCGCGGAGTTCAGGGATATGAAGACCGGCGTCCCCCTCCCTGAGGACACCTTCGCCTTCACCCCTCCGAAGAGCATCTGGCAGAGGGTTCCCCAGGTGACCGGCACTCCGTTTCTGGACCTCGCTTTTTTCCTCTCTCACCTCCTCTTCTTTGCTTCTGATCTCGCCGTCGTCTTCCATGCCTGGTCCTATCTCGGGTACCGACAAATATCCAGAGAGAATATCCTCGAGAACAGCACCAGACGGCGGATCTACGAGGCGGTCCGCTCGATGCCGGGCGCCCATATGCACCTGCTCTCCAGGTTCACCGGCACAAACATCGGCACGCTCCGCTATCACCTTGCACTCCTCGAAGACGCCGGCAAGATCGTCGCCGCACGCACTGGCGGGTATGTACGCTACTATGAGAACAGCGGCAGGTACCGCGAAAACGAGATGAAGGTCCTCGGTGCTCTCAGGAACGAGGCGAAGAGCAGGATCATTTCCATCCTCCTCGAAGAACCAGAACTCACTCGAAAAGAGATCGCGACACGTCTCGGGATCTCAGGCCCGGCGGTCTCCAGACACCTGGCACAACTCTGCGACGACGGGACGATGGAGGCCGGAGAGGACGGACGCACGGTCAGGTACCGCCTTGATGCACGGGCCAGGACATTTCTCGACGATGTCCTGAGAGGAAAGTGA